GGTTCGCCCGCCGAACCCGCCGTCACCCTGGCCCGGCTGCTCACCGATACCGCCGAACGCGTGCCCGACGCGGTCGCGGTGCGCTACCAGGGCCACGACACCACCTACCGCGAACTCGACGAACGCTCCAACCGGCTGGCACGGGTGCTCATCGAGCACGGCGCGGGCCCGGAGGTCGTGGTGGCCATCGCGCTGCCGCGCGGACTCGACAGCATTCTCGCGGTGTGGGCGGTGGCGAAAACCGGTGCCGCGTATGTGCCGATCGACCCGGACTACCCCTCCGACCGCATCGCCCACATGCTCGCCGACTCCGGCGCCATGCTCGGCATCACCGACGCCCAGCGCCGCGGCGACCTGCCCGACTGGCCGGGCAGCCGCGGCCGCCACCGCAAGAGCTACGTGGACTGGCTGCTGCTGGGCTCCGAACAGCTGGCCGCGGAATGCGCGCAGTTCCCGATCACCGCCGTCACCGACGCCGACCGCCACCACCCGCTGCGCACCGGCGGCCCGGCCTATCTCATCTACACCTCCGGCTCCACCGGCACCCCCAAGGCCGTCGTGGTCACCAATGCCGGCATCGCCTCGCTGGCGCACGAGCAGATGCACCTGTTCAAGGTCACCGATTCCGCACGCACCCTGCACTTCTCGTCGCCGAGCTTCGACGCCTCGGTGCTCGAGCTGCTGCTGGGGTTCGCGGCCGGCGCCACCATCGTCGTGGTTCCCGCCGGGATCTTCGGCGGGGCGGAGCTGGCGCGAATCCTGCGCGCGGAGAAGGTGACCCACGCCTTCGTCACCCCCGCCGCCCTCGCCACCGTCCCCGCCGACGACCTGCCCGACCTCGAGGCCGTCATCGTCGGCGGCGAAGCCTGCCCCGAGGAACTCGTCGCCGCCTGGACCGCGCCGGAATCGCGGCCTGGTCTGCCGGCGCGGCGCATGCACAACATGTACGGGCCCTCGGAGGCCACCGTCGCCGCCACCGCCACCGGGCCCATGATCGCCGGGCAGCCGGTGCCCATCGGGCTGCCGGTGCGCGGCATGCGGCTGTTCGTGCTCGACGGCCGCCTGCACCCGGTGCCGCCGGGGGTCGCGGGTGAGCTGTATCTGTCGGGTCCCGGCCTGGCGCGCGGCTACCTGGGCCGCCACGGCCTGACCGCACAACGCTTTCCGGCGAACCCGCACGGCCGCCGCGGCGAACGCATGTACCGCACCGGCGATCTCGTGGTCGCCGACGGCGGCGGGCAGCTGCGCTTCCTGGGCCGCGCCGACGACCAGATCAAGATCCGCGGCTTCCGCATCGAGCTGCGCGAGATCGATCACGTGCTGGCCGCGCATCCGGGCGTCACCTTCGCACTGACCGTCGTGCATCACGACGAGCGCGGGATCCCGCGGCTGGTCGCCTATCTGACCGCCGACACCGCGGTGGATCCGGCCGCGGTGCTCGAGACCGCGCGCGGGCGACTGCCCGGCTACATGGTGCCTTCGGCGCTGTCGATCCTCGAGACCATGCCCGTCACCCCGTCGGGCAAACTCGACCGAAAAGCGCTGCCCGCACCGGAATTCGTGGCCGCCGCCCCCACCCGCGCCCCGGAAACCGAACTGGAACAACAGGTCGCGCTGGTGTTCGGCGGCGTGCTGGGCGGTATCGCGCCCGGCGCGGAGGACAACTTCTTCGAGATCGGCGGCAACTCGCTGCTGGCCACCCGCCTGACCGCGGCCCTGCACGCCGAATTCGGGGTGGAGCTGCCGGTGCGCGCCGTCTTCGAGGCCCCCACCGTGGCGGGCGTGGCCGCCCGGCTCGCGGAAGCGCCCCGGACGCAGCGGGTGGCGCTGGCTGTGCACACCCCGCGTCCGGAGCGCGTACCACTGTCGCTGCCGCAGCAACGACTGTGGTTCCTCAACAGATATTCCCCCGAATCCAGCGCCTACAACATCGCGTTCGTGCTGCGAATCGACGGCGATCCGGACATCGAGGCCCTGCGGGCCGCGTTCGCCGACATCGTGGACCGCCACGAGGTGCTGCGCACCGTGTTCCCCGAAGACGATCGCGGCGCCTACCAGGTGGTGCTCGACACCGCGCGCTGCCTGCCGGTGCTCGAGGCCGTCGAGACCGACGAGGTCGGCGCGCAGTCGAGCCTGCGGGCGCTGGCGCGGCGCGGCTTCGACCTCACCCGCGAGATCCCGCTGCGAATGACGTTGCTGCGCACCGGAACCCGCCGCCACCTGCTGGGCATCGTGTTGCACCACATCGCCGCCGACGGCTGGTCGCTGGGCCCGCTGACCCGCGATCTGGCCATCGCCTACACCGCCCGCCACGGCGGCGCGGCCCCGAAGTGGACGCCACTGCCGGTGCAGTACGCCGACTTCAGCCTGTGGCAGCGCGAAATCCTCGGCAGCGACAGCGATGCCGGCAGCGCCATGGCCGAACAGCTGGCCTACTGGCGGCACGCACTGGCCGACCTGCCCGAGGAACTGCCGCTGCCCTACGACCGGCCCCGCCCGGCCGAATCCACCGGGCGCGCCGGCACGGTGCGCTTCGAGGTCCCGGAAGCGTTGCAGCGCAAGCTCGCCGACGTCGCCCGCGCGCACGGGGTCAGCCTGTTCATGGTGTTGCGTTCCACGCTGGCGGTGCTGTTGCGCGCGGTCACCGGCGGCCGTGACATCGTCATCGGCACCCCGGTCGCGGGCCGCACCGACACCCGCCTCGACGAGCTGGTCGGCATGTTCGTCAATACGCTCATCCTGCGTTCGGACGTCGACCCCGACCGCAGCTTCGCCGAACTGCTGCAGGCCGACCGCGACACCGAACTGGCCGCCATGGCCCACGCCGAGGTGCCCTACGAGCGGGTCGTGGAGGAGTTGCAGTCCGCCACCGCCGACGGGGAGCGGCAGCGCCGCTACGGGGCGCGCCCACTGCTGCAGGTCGCGCTCACCGTGCAGGACACCCCGGCGCCCGCGCTGCGGCTGCCCGGATTGGGTTTGCACGCCGAGGAACTCGATATCGCGCTGGCCAAATTCGATCTGGAACTGCGGGTGCTGCCCGGCGCCGAGCACGAACGCGCCTTCGAATTCGTCTACGCCGCCGAGCTGTTCGACCAGACCAGCGTGGAAACCCTCGCCGAACGCCTCGTCCACGTCTTCGACGCCGTCGCCGTCGACCCGCGGGTCCGCGTCCGCGACATCGACGCGCGCACCGCCGGCGAACGCGAACTGCTCACCCCCGCCTGGGGTCCCGCACCCGAACCGCAGTGCAGCCTGGCCGCCTACTTCGCGGCCACCGCGCACCTCAACGCCGACCGCGTGTTCCTGCGCTTCGACGACAACGAACTCACCTACCTCGAATCCGACGTCTACTCCAACCGCCTGGCGCGGGCCCTGATTCACCGCGGCCTGGGCCCCGGCGACCGGGTGGCGCTCGGGTTGACCCGGTCGGTGGAGTCGGTGCTGGCGGCGCTGGCGGTCGCCAAGTGCGGAGCCGCGTTCGTGCCGGTGGACCCCAACTATCCGGCGGATCGGGTGCGGCACATGCTCACCGACGCCGGCTGCCGGGTCGGCATCAGCATGACCGAACACGGCGACGCCCTGCGCGCCGCCGCCGGCGACCACCCCGTCGACTGGCTGCTGCTCGACGACGCCGAACTGCTCGAAGAACTCGAGGTGCTCGACGACGGGCCGATCACCGACGCCGAACGCGCCACCACCCTGTGGACCGCCGAGCTCGCCTACGTCATCTACACCTCCGGATCCACCGGAAAACCCAAGGGCGTGGCCGTCACTCACGGCGGACTGTCCAACTTCGCCGACGAGATCCGCGAGCGCATGCGGGTGGACCGGGACTCGCGGACCATGCACTTCTCGTCCCCGAGTTTCGACGCCGCCATCTTCGACATGCTGCTGGCCATCGGCGCGGGCGCCACCATGATCATCGTCCCGCCCGACGTGTACGGCGGCGACGAACTCGCGTCGCTCATGGACCGCGAGCAGGTCAGCCACACCTTCATGACCCCCGCGGCGCTGGCCACCATCGACCGTGAGCGCTGGGCGCTGCCGCATCTGCGCGCGGTCATGGTCGGCGGCGAAGCGTGCGGGCCGGAACTGGTGGCGCGCTGGGCGCCCGGGCGCATGATGTTCAACGGGTACGGGCCCACCGAGACCACCGTCGTGGTCACCATCGCCGGACCGCTGACGCCGGGCGAACCCGTCACCATCGGCACCCTGGTGCGCGGCGCGCGCGCCCTGGTGCTCGACGAGCGGCTGCGGCCGGTCCCGGTCGGCGTGCCCGGTGAGCTCTACATCGGCGGACAGGGCGGCGCGCGCGGCTATTTCGAACGGCTCGGCCTCACCGCCGCCCGTTTCGTGGCCGACCCCTACGGTCCCGAGGGCGCGCGCCTGTACCGCACCGGTGACGTGGTGCGCTGGAGCGCCGGCGGCGAGATCGTGTACCTGGGCCGCAGCGACCATCAGGTGAAGGTGCGCGGTTTCCGCATCGAGCTCGGCGAGATCGACGGCGTGCTCACCGGCCATCGCGCGATCCGCTTCGCCCACACCGAGGTTCGCGAGATCGCGGGCGTGCGCCGCATCGTGTCCTATGTGCTGCCGCTGGACCCGGCGACCCCGCCGGACGTCGAGGAGCTGCGCGGGCACTGCGCCAAACACCTGCCCGCGCACATGGTTCCCACCGCCATCACCCTGCTCGACCGGATCCCGCTCACCCCGGTCGGCAAGCTCGATCGCGACGCGCTGCCGCAACCGCAGGCCGCCGTCGCGGTGGTGTCGCGCGATCCGGAGACCGACACCGAACGCCTGGTCGCCGAGGTGATGGGGGAGCTGGTCGGGGTCGAGGCGCTCGGCGCGGACGACAGCTTCTTCGAGGTCGGCGGAAACTCGCTGCTGGCCACCCAACTGGTGGCCCGGCTGGCCACCGCCACCGGGGTCCGCCTGGAAGTGCGGACGGTGTTCGCGGCCCCGACCGTGGCCGGGCTCGCCGCCGCTCTCGACGCCGGATCCACCTCGGCGGATCTGCGGCCCGAACCGCGCAAACGCACCCGACCCGCGCGGATTCCGCTGTCGGCGGCCCAGCGGCGGCTGTGGTTCCTGGAGAAGTTCAACGCCTCCGGCGATCACGGAGAAGAGTTGGGCGCCTACAACGTTCCCGTCGCCCTGCGCCTGCACGGCGAACTCGACATCCAGGCACTGCGTGCGGCCCTGCACGAGGTGCAGCGCCGCCACGAAACCCTGCGCACCGTGTTCCCCGAGCTCGACGGCGAACCGTGCCAGCGGATCCTGGAACCGGGCGAGGCGGCGGTCACGCTGCCGTTGCGCACGGTGCCGGAAGCCGAGGTGCCCGTCGAGATCCGGCGGGTCACCGCGAGCGGATTCGATCTGGCACACGATGTTCCGCTGCGCGCGGCGCTGCTGCGGCTGGCCGGCGGCAAGACCGAGCACGTGCTGGTGCTGGTCGTGCACCACATCGCCATGGACGGCTGGTCGCTGCAGCCGCTGGCCGCCGACGTGGCCGCCGCCTACCGGGCGCACACCGGCGGGCAGCCGCCCGAATGGCCCGAACTGCCCATCCAGTACGCCGATTACACGCTGTGGCAGCAGGACGTGCTGGGCCGCGAGGACGATCCGGAGTCGCTGATCAGCCGCCAGCTCGACTACTGGCGGCGCGCCCTCGACGGCCTGCCCGAACTGCTCGCGGTCCCCGCCGATCGGCCGCGCCCGCCGGTGCCGACCTACCGCGGCGGCACCGTGGACTGCGCGCTGGACGGCTTCACCCACCGCGAACTGCAAACTCTCGCCGCCGAACACGGCGTCACCATGTTCATGGTGTTGCACGCGGCACTGGTGGCACTGTTGCATCGACTGACCGCCGGGGACGACATCGCCGTCGGCACGCCGATCGCGGGACGCGGACACCCGGCACTGGACCGGTTGGTCGGCATGTTCGTCGGAACCCTGGTGCTGCGCACCCACATCGAGGGCGGCGCGGGCTTCGCCGATCTGCTGCACGCGGTCCGCGACACCGACCTCGAGGCGTTCGCGCACGCCGACGTGCCGTTCGAGCGGCTGGTCGAGGTGCTCAATCCGGTCCGCTCGCAAGCACATCACCCGATGTTCCAGGTGATGCTGTCGGTGCAGAATCAGCCGGTGCGGGTGCTGGAGCTGCCGGGCATGCGCATCGAAGCCGACGACGCCGACCCGGGCATCGCCAAATTCGATCTGCAGTTCACCATCACCGAATCCTGGACCGAACAGCGCGAACCCAACGGCATCACGGTCGCGGTGAACTACGCCGCCGACCTGTTCGAGGAGCGCACCGCGCGCCGGCTGGCCCAGCGGTTCGTGCGGCTGCTGGCCGCCGCGGCCGCCAATCCGGCCACCGCCGTGGGGGATCTGGAACTGCTGGATCCGGCCGAATGGTCGGCGCTGGCGCCCGTGCGCGGGACGGAACCCGGACTGCCGATCACCTTCCCGGAGGTGTTCGAGGCCGCCGCCAACCTCAACCGGTCGGCCATCGCGGTGCGCTCGGCGGGCACCCAGATCTCCTACGACGCCCTCGACCGCTGGACCAACCGGCTGGCCCGGGTCCTCATCGGCTACGGCGTCGGCCCGGAAACCCTGGTCGCCATGGGCATTCCGCGCTCGGCGGAATCGGTGGCGGTGATGCTGGCCATCGCCAAGGCCGGTGCGGCGTTCGTGCCCGTCGACCCCAACTATCCCGAACAGCGCATCAGCCACATGCTGCTGGATTCCGGTGCGGCCGTGGGCATCACGCTGTCCACCTACCGCGAACGCATGCCCGAGGGCGCCAACTGGACCGTGCTGGACGCGCCGTCGTTCCGCCGCCGCGTGCTGGCCACCTCCGACGCCCCGATCAGCGACACCGAACGCACCGCGTCGCTGCGCATGGACAATCCGGCCTACGTCATCTACACCTCCGGCTCCACCGGCATCCCCAAGGGCGTGGTCGTCACCCACGGCGGCCTGTCCAACTTCGCCGCGGAGACCGCGCACCGCTTCGACGTCGGACCCGGCTGCCGCGTCCTGCACTTCGCGACACCGAGTTTCGACGCCGCCATGCTCGACCTGCTGCTCGCCCTCGGCGGCGCGGCCACCCTGGTGATCACCCCACCGGGCGTGGTCGGCGGGCAGGAACTGGGGCAGGTGTTCATCGACGAGGGCATCACGCATGCCTTCATCACCACCTCGGCGCTGGGCACCGTCGACCCGACCGGCGTGACCGCGCTGCGGCACGTGCTGGTCGGCGGCGAGGCGCTGCCACCGGATCTGGTCACCCGGTGGGCCCCGGGCCGCAAGCTCTACAACGTGTACGGGCCGACGGAAACCACCATCGTCACGGTGATTTCGCAGCCCATGGCGCCCGGCGGGCAGATCACCATCGGCGGACCCATCCGCGGCGTCGGCGCCAGCGTGCTGGACGCGCGGCTGCATCCGGCGCCCGGCGGGGTCACCGGTGAACTGCACCTGGCCGGGGCGGCGCTGGCACGCGGCTACCTGCGCCGGCCGGGCCTGACCGCGCAGCGGTTCGTGGCCAACCCGTTCGGCAAACCCGGCGAGCGCATGTACCGCACCGGTGACCTGGTGCGCTGGGTCGAACGCGGCGGGCGCGCACGGGATCTGGAGTACGTCGGGCGCACCGACCACCAGGTCAAGATCCGCGGGTTCCGCATCGAACTCGGCGAGATCGACGCCGCTCTGGCCAAGCATCCGGCCGTCGAGTTCGCCACCACCCTCGGGCATCGCACCCCGGCCGGCGCCACCGCGCTGGTGTCGTATGTGAAGGCGCGCACCGGCACCGCGCCCACAGTGGCCGAACTGACCGCGCACGTGGCCGAACTGGTGCCCAACTACATGGTCCCGCAGTCGATCATGCTGCTGGACCGGGTGCCGCTCTCGCCGGTGGGCAAGCTGGATCGAAAGGCGTTGCCGGAACCGGTGTTCGCGGCCCGCGAGGGCTACCGGGCGCCGAGCACGCCGATGGAGGAGGCGCTGTGCGCGGCCTTCGCCGAGGTGCTGGGCGTCGCGCAGGTCGGCGCCGACGACGGGTTCTTCGAACTCGGCGGCAACTCGCTGCTGGCCACCAAGGTGGTGGCGACGCTGCGCGCCGAGGGCATCGACCTGCCCGTGCAGGCCATGTTCGGCGACTCCACCCCCGCCGCCATCGCCGCGCGTCTCGCCGACGCCGAGGGTGACGCCGGGGCGGCGCTGGCCGCGGCCCTGGACGCGGTGCTGCCGCTGCGGCCCGGCACGGATTCGCCACTGCCGCCGCTGTTCTGCGTGCATCCCGCCATCGGGTTGTCGTGGTGCTTCGCCGGGCTGCTGTCGCATCTGCCGCACGAACGGCCCGTCTACGGGCTGCAGGCCCCGCACGTGGCGGGGGAGGAAAGCCACGCCACCATCGCCGAGGCCGCGAAATACTATGTGGCGCACATGAAGTCGGTGCAGCCGGAAGGCCCCTACCATGTGCTGGGCTGGTCGCTGGGCGGTCTGATCGCCCACGAGGTGGCCGTGCAGCTGCAGCACGGCGGCGACGAGGTGGCGCTGCTGGCGTTGATGGACAGCTACCAGCTCTCGGATCAGTGGCTCGAGCAGGCGGTGCCGTCGGTGTCGGCGATCATCGCCGAATTCGGGTCCGATCTGCTGGGCGGCGACGCCGACATCGATCCGCGCATGACCCTGCACGAGGCGGCCGAACTGCTGCGCAGCCGGTCGGGGCCGTTCGCGGCGTTGACCGTCGAACACCTCGAACGCCTCTACACCGGCTACGAGAACGGCGCCGCCCAGGCGCACGGATTCCAGCCGCACGTCTTCGACGGCGATCTGCTGTTCTTCACCGCCGCCGACGACGAGATCAACCGTGCCGATCCGGACCGCTGCGCTGCCGCCTGGGAGCCCTACGTCACCGGTGTCGTGCACGACCAGCTGGTGCGCTGCACGCACGCCGGCATGACCACGCCCGAATCCCTCGCCGTCATCGGGCCGGTGCTGCGGGATCAGTTGGCGGCCTTGGAAGCCCGGCGAGAGGGGACGGCATGAGTCTCGCGGTGGAAGTGCACGGGCTGGTGAAGTATTACGGCAAGGTGCGGGTGCTCGACGGCATCGACCTCGAGATACCCGCGGGCACGGTGATGGGACTGCTCGGGCCCAACGGCGCGGGCAAGACCACCACGGTGCGCATCGTCACCACCCTGCTACGCCCGTCCGCGGGCGAGGTGCGGGTCGCGGGCGTGGACGTGCTCAAGAACCCGGCGCGCGCCCGCACCCGGCTCGGGCTCTCGGGCCAGTACGCGGCGGTCGACGGCAACCTGTCCGGGTTCGAGAACCTGCGGATGGTGGCGCGGCTGTACGGGATGAACCATCGCCGGGCCGCGCAACGCGCCGACGAACTGCTTTCCGCCCTGGGCCTCGATCACGCGGCCGGGCGGCGGGCGGGCACCTACTCCGGCGGTATGGCCCGGCGGCTGGACCTCGCGGGCGCGCTGGTGTGCCGGCCCCCGGTGGTGGTGCTCGACGAACCGACCACCGGTCTGGACCCGCGCGGGCGCCTCGACATGTGGCGGGTCATCGGCGAACTCGTCGACGACGGCACCACGGTGCTGTTGACCACCCAGTATCTGGAGGAGGCCGATCTGCTGGCCGACCGCATCACCGTCATCGACCGCGGGCGCGTCATCGCCCGCGGCTCGGCCGACGAACTCAAGACCTCCATCGGCGGCGACAAGCTCACCGTCACCCTCGCCGCCGGGCAGGATCCCGCGCCGGCCCGGCGCGTGCTCGCCGGCATCGGCCTGGGGGAACCCGACACCGGTGACGGCCCCGACGAACTCACCGTCGTCGTCGGCGACGGCACCCGCACCATGGTCGAGGCCCTGCGCCGCCTCGACGACGCCGGGGTGTGCGTGCTCGACGCGGCCGTGCACCGGCCCAGCCTCGACGACGTATTCCTTTCTCTCACCGGCAAATCCGCCGAACGCACGCCCGCCACCACGCCCGAGCCCGTCCAAGAGGAGATCCTGTCGTGACGACCCTCCCCGCCGAGCCCGCCGCACCCCTCGCCGACCCGGGACCGCCCGGCGGCGAGGACCACGGCCACCACCGCACCACCGGCCCGGCGATCCTGCTACCGCGCGTGGTGCGCGACAGCGCCATCGTCGCCTACCGCAACCTGCTGACCATCCTGCGCGTGCCGACCCTGCTGGTGACCGCCACCATCCAGCCGCTGATGTTCGTGTTCCTGTTCGCCTACATCTTCGGGGCGTCGCTGGGCGGCAGCCAGTACCGGGAGTTCCTGCTGGCCGGAATCTTCACGCAGACAGTCGCTTTCAACGCGGCGTTCACCACCGTCGGGCTCGCCAACGACCTGCACAAGGGCATCATCGACCGGATGCGGACGCTGCCGATGTCGCGGCTGGCGGTGCTGATGGGGCGCACCCTGTCGGATCTGGTGGTCAACATTCTGGCGCTGGCGGTCATGGTGGGCTGCGGGTACGTGGTCGGCTGGCGCATCAACGGCGGGATTCTGGACGCGGTGCTGGCGTTCGGGGTGATCCTGCTGTTCGCGTTCGCCATGTCGTGGGTGGGGGCGATCACCGGGCTCATGTCGCCCAGTGTCGAGGTGGCCCAGAGTGCCGGGCTCATCTGGCTTTTCCCGCTCACCTTCATCTCCTCGGCGTTCATCTCCAGCGAGACGCTGCCGGGGCCGCTGCGCACCGTGGCCGCCTGGAATCCCATCACCGCGGTCTCGGCGGCGGGGCGCAAACTGTTCGACAACGGGTCGCCGCCCACCTTCACCCCCGCGTCCGGGTGGCCGGCCGATCACTGCGTCGAATACTCCATCTACTGTTCGCTGGCGATTCTGGCGGTCGCGGTGCCGGTGGCGCTGCTGCAGTATCGGAAGGTGGCCAGCCACTGAGGTTTTGACGCAGAGACCAAACGAAGGGGTCCCCGCACATCGTGTGCGGGGACCCCTTCGCTCGTCGGTGCCGTGGTCAGCCGCGACGGCGGCTCTTGATGAGCTCGAGCCGCTCCTGAAGCAGCTCCTCGAGCTCCTCCTTGCTGCGACGCTCGAGCAGCATGTCCCAGTGGGTGCGCGGCGGCTTGACCTTCTTGGGCTCCTGGGTGGTGCCCTCGAGCAGGATGCCCTCCTGGCCGTTGCGGCACAGCCACGTCGGCGGGATCTCGGCGTCGTCGGCGAACGGGACGTCGAACTCCTCACCGTTGTCGGTGCGGTACCGCGCCATCCGACGCGGCGCCAAATCGTGGTCGCGGTCGGTCTCGTAGCTCACCGCTCCGAGCCGAGACCCCCGGAGTACGCGATCTGCCATGAGTGCGGTCCCTTCTCGCCTGTCGGCAATGTCTACAACTGTTGTTCTGCTCCTGCGCTACGTCTGTCCAACGCAGGAACACGCGCTGTGGTTCCCGTGGGGAGAACCCCGCCATTCTACTCGCCACCGCCGGCCGCTTCGCCGCGGCGTGCCCTTCCGCCCGGTCGCGGCCGCGAACGGCTATTGTTGCGGACCATGTCTCGACGCGTGCTGTCCTGCTGCCAGTGGTGCGGGCGGGAGATCGCCGAATCGGAGATCGGACGCCGCCGGCGGTATTGCCGACAATCCTGTCGCCAGCGCGCCTACGAGCATCGAAACAGCGTGAAGGGCACCGGTATTCCCGAGGATTCGGTGGTGCTCAGCGCCCAGGAGGTCGCCGACCTGTCGGACCGGTGGTTCGCGGCCCGGTGCGCGGCCGAGGATGTGGCGACCGCGGTCTCCGAAGGGGCGGAGATGATCGAACTCGCCGATCTCACCGCGACATTGGTGGCATTGACCCGCGAGGCGGAACGGCTGCGCTGAGCGCGGCGTGCCGGCGGGCGCGGGTGCTCAGCGCGTAGACCGCGGCGACGCCGGCGGCGGTGCCCGCGGCGACAAGGCCGAGGGCGGTGAGGGTTTCACCGTCGGGCCGGGTCACCGGCTGACCGCGCAACGCCTGCCACAGCAACAGCGCGACCAGTCCGCTGTAGCCCAGCGCCAGCACCCCGATCAGCCGGGTGCGGGTGGCCTCGGCGGCCAGCCAGCCCACCGACGGGGCGAGCCGGGCCAGCACGAACGCGGCCACGATGAGCAGCTGAATGCCGTGCAGGCCCGCGAAATGCGCGATCCGCATGTCACCGCCCGCGGTCGACCAGTGCGTCACCGGCAGGCCCGCGACGCCGTCGCGCACCGGCGGTTGCCCGTGCATGAAGGTGTGGCCCGCGCCGAGGGTGACGGGGTGGCCGTAGGCGTCGGTGGTCTGCTGGGCGCCGCTGAAACCCATCGTGTAGCCCAGCGCCATGCCGAACACCGCGATGCCCAGGCCCGCGCGGATGGCCATCGAGGTGGGGCGGTCGGTGACGCGCTGCCACGAAAGGGTCACCGCGATCACCAG
This sequence is a window from Nocardia yunnanensis. Protein-coding genes within it:
- a CDS encoding ATP-binding cassette domain-containing protein, with amino-acid sequence MSLAVEVHGLVKYYGKVRVLDGIDLEIPAGTVMGLLGPNGAGKTTTVRIVTTLLRPSAGEVRVAGVDVLKNPARARTRLGLSGQYAAVDGNLSGFENLRMVARLYGMNHRRAAQRADELLSALGLDHAAGRRAGTYSGGMARRLDLAGALVCRPPVVVLDEPTTGLDPRGRLDMWRVIGELVDDGTTVLLTTQYLEEADLLADRITVIDRGRVIARGSADELKTSIGGDKLTVTLAAGQDPAPARRVLAGIGLGEPDTGDGPDELTVVVGDGTRTMVEALRRLDDAGVCVLDAAVHRPSLDDVFLSLTGKSAERTPATTPEPVQEEILS
- a CDS encoding ABC transporter permease — encoded protein: MLLPRVVRDSAIVAYRNLLTILRVPTLLVTATIQPLMFVFLFAYIFGASLGGSQYREFLLAGIFTQTVAFNAAFTTVGLANDLHKGIIDRMRTLPMSRLAVLMGRTLSDLVVNILALAVMVGCGYVVGWRINGGILDAVLAFGVILLFAFAMSWVGAITGLMSPSVEVAQSAGLIWLFPLTFISSAFISSETLPGPLRTVAAWNPITAVSAAGRKLFDNGSPPTFTPASGWPADHCVEYSIYCSLAILAVAVPVALLQYRKVASH
- a CDS encoding RNA polymerase-binding protein RbpA, producing the protein MADRVLRGSRLGAVSYETDRDHDLAPRRMARYRTDNGEEFDVPFADDAEIPPTWLCRNGQEGILLEGTTQEPKKVKPPRTHWDMLLERRSKEELEELLQERLELIKSRRRG